One genomic region from Natrinema caseinilyticum encodes:
- a CDS encoding NAD(P)/FAD-dependent oxidoreductase yields the protein MRDVCIVGGGVAGLAASIFTARAGLDTLVVDGGESILARNASLENYPGFPDGIDARRYLHLSREQAENAGVEFELARVTSIEPVDERALEDGFVLETEGGEPLEARRVVAASWSDSDYLVPLDVGRIQRGSKHFVSVDDGGRTAVDGVYAAGRLADEPHQAIVAAGHGAKVGLAVIHDSDANFYHDWVAPAGYFTGRGREVPPCCEEIDDAERRARDERARERLLEAFEEPLDEVPTMHPSVAEE from the coding sequence ATGCGAGACGTTTGTATCGTCGGCGGAGGCGTCGCGGGCCTCGCCGCTTCGATCTTTACCGCTCGCGCGGGCCTGGACACCCTCGTCGTCGACGGCGGAGAGTCCATTCTCGCGCGCAACGCCAGCCTCGAGAACTACCCCGGCTTCCCCGACGGGATCGACGCTCGACGGTACCTTCACCTGAGTCGCGAACAGGCCGAAAACGCCGGCGTCGAGTTCGAACTCGCTCGAGTGACGAGCATCGAGCCGGTCGACGAGCGGGCCCTCGAAGACGGATTCGTCCTCGAGACGGAGGGAGGCGAGCCGCTCGAAGCGCGACGCGTCGTCGCGGCCTCGTGGTCCGATAGCGACTACCTGGTCCCGCTCGACGTGGGCCGAATCCAGCGCGGGAGCAAGCACTTCGTCTCGGTCGACGACGGGGGTCGAACGGCCGTCGACGGCGTCTACGCCGCGGGTCGGCTCGCGGACGAACCGCACCAGGCGATCGTCGCGGCCGGTCACGGGGCGAAAGTCGGACTCGCGGTGATTCACGATTCGGACGCCAACTTCTATCACGACTGGGTCGCACCCGCAGGGTACTTCACCGGCCGCGGCCGCGAGGTGCCGCCGTGTTGCGAAGAGATCGACGACGCGGAACGGCGGGCGCGCGACGAACGGGCGCGGGAGCGGCTGCTCGAGGCCTTCGAGGAGCCGCTCGACGAGGTGCCGACGATGCACCCGAG
- a CDS encoding alpha/beta hydrolase — protein sequence MERDSGSNDTGATPHEGQPIATAGAPPQVADAAVVMLHGRGSTAQSILTLIDEFLHHGVMYLGPQAAHSSWYPRSGYAPLEDNEPWFSSAMGRVSAALETAADADVPPERTLLFGFSQGGCLAGEFVARNPRRYGGLVVLSGSLLGPDPRRDHGGSLDGTPVFLGSSTEDPYVPAERVHDSARTFEQLDGNVQSRLSIP from the coding sequence ATGGAGCGGGACTCCGGTTCGAACGATACAGGAGCGACCCCACACGAAGGGCAACCGATAGCGACCGCTGGCGCACCACCACAAGTGGCCGACGCAGCCGTCGTCATGCTTCACGGTCGCGGATCGACTGCACAGAGTATCCTCACGCTTATCGACGAATTTCTGCATCACGGCGTGATGTATCTCGGTCCGCAAGCAGCCCACAGTTCGTGGTACCCCCGCTCCGGGTATGCACCGCTCGAGGACAACGAACCGTGGTTTTCCTCAGCCATGGGGCGCGTATCAGCAGCACTCGAGACGGCTGCTGACGCAGATGTCCCTCCCGAACGCACGCTCCTCTTCGGGTTCTCGCAAGGCGGATGTCTCGCAGGCGAATTCGTCGCACGAAACCCCCGTCGATACGGCGGCCTCGTCGTGTTGTCTGGGAGCCTCCTCGGACCAGACCCGAGACGGGACCACGGTGGCTCTCTCGACGGAACGCCAGTATTCCTCGGGAGCAGTACCGAAGATCCGTACGTGCCCGCCGAGCGCGTTCACGACTCGGCACGCACGTTCGAACAACTCGATGGAAACGTACAGAGCAGACTCTCGATTCCGTGA
- a CDS encoding VOC family protein, producing MLTDTPGIHHITGIVRDAQQNVDFYTDVLGLRLLKHTVNFNEKFTRHLFYGDETGSPGSALTFFPYPAEEDGRVGKPQISTAALVIPPNSAVYWRDRLTAHDLNVTESERFDETVLRFTDPDGTQLELVTGESSVEPWTDGPVHERHAIRGIHGVTLLSANVFVTASVLDTLGFELVDQEGDRVRYQAPGDRATVVDLLERDAEFGREGAGSIHHVAVRVPEKDHLYEWYDLFRERGYDVSRVKDRHFFHSLYVREPGGILFELATERPGLTVDADHDTPEQSLYLPPWLEEDRDMIESQLQPLDRSPTSETN from the coding sequence ATGCTAACAGATACCCCCGGAATCCACCATATCACAGGGATCGTTCGCGACGCCCAGCAGAACGTCGACTTCTATACGGACGTACTTGGGCTACGACTCCTCAAGCACACGGTGAACTTTAACGAGAAGTTCACGCGTCACCTTTTCTACGGTGACGAAACCGGCTCACCCGGCTCAGCCTTGACCTTCTTCCCGTATCCAGCAGAGGAGGACGGACGGGTCGGAAAGCCACAAATAAGCACTGCCGCGCTGGTTATCCCACCGAACTCGGCCGTCTACTGGCGAGACCGACTCACGGCGCACGACCTCAACGTCACGGAGTCCGAACGGTTCGACGAGACGGTGCTTCGATTCACTGACCCGGACGGCACACAACTCGAACTCGTCACCGGCGAGTCGTCCGTGGAGCCGTGGACGGACGGGCCAGTTCACGAGCGTCACGCGATTCGTGGCATCCACGGCGTAACGTTACTCTCGGCGAACGTCTTCGTCACCGCGAGCGTGCTGGACACACTCGGGTTCGAACTCGTCGATCAGGAGGGCGACCGCGTTCGGTATCAGGCACCGGGTGACCGAGCGACGGTCGTCGATCTCCTCGAACGAGACGCCGAATTTGGCCGCGAGGGCGCGGGGTCAATCCATCACGTCGCCGTGCGCGTCCCAGAGAAAGATCACCTCTACGAATGGTACGACCTCTTCCGAGAGCGCGGATACGACGTTTCCCGAGTGAAGGACCGACACTTCTTCCACTCGTTGTACGTCCGCGAACCGGGTGGTATCCTCTTCGAACTTGCGACGGAGCGACCGGGACTCACGGTCGATGCTGACCACGACACGCCCGAGCAGTCGCTGTATCTCCCACCGTGGCTCGAAGAAGACCGCGACATGATCGAGAGCCAATTACAGCCCCTCGACCGCTCACCCACTTCGGAGACGAACTAA
- a CDS encoding helix-turn-helix domain-containing protein, which translates to MALAARHLDLGGLFQSQRRGNCFRWRLLMPSDENVDVFHEQVEESLDEGIQFTLERLCDAEQLNYDSLATVSIPREQRNTIRAAIQHGYYETPRDITVGELAEVLDVPQSTVSYRLRQAEAQLAKGYLHRTDEKFRTQVSHHT; encoded by the coding sequence ATGGCGCTCGCGGCCCGTCACCTCGATCTCGGTGGCCTGTTCCAGTCACAGCGACGCGGTAACTGTTTCAGGTGGCGCTTGCTCATGCCGTCCGACGAGAACGTCGACGTGTTCCACGAACAGGTGGAAGAAAGCCTCGACGAGGGGATTCAGTTTACCCTCGAACGACTCTGTGATGCCGAACAGTTGAACTACGATTCGTTAGCAACGGTTTCGATACCCCGAGAACAGCGGAACACGATCCGGGCTGCCATCCAACACGGATACTACGAGACGCCGCGAGATATCACGGTCGGTGAACTCGCGGAGGTCCTCGACGTCCCGCAGTCGACGGTATCCTATCGCCTCCGCCAGGCCGAAGCACAACTCGCCAAAGGATACCTGCATCGGACCGACGAGAAGTTCCGAACGCAAGTCAGCCACCACACGTGA
- a CDS encoding VOC family protein, with product MTENQSTTTEPPVTAASPESALHVSGLDHVSIIGSNVEDTVAFYRDVLGMSLVLKQPNLDAPNVTHLFFDTGDGRVLTFFVEEGRESNNGRQRTPIGGVHHLAFRFDPERLEEIRASLEEHDYHYNEFDRGIFHSLYTRDHNGLVIELATDKFEIPDDRRGEVLALTQKKRLQAGAKYAKGEHLETALEELGLPVERKPLPDAQSGAAGLN from the coding sequence ATGACTGAAAATCAATCCACAACCACCGAACCACCTGTGACCGCTGCTTCTCCGGAGAGCGCACTCCACGTGTCCGGATTAGATCACGTCTCGATCATCGGCAGTAACGTCGAGGACACCGTTGCGTTCTACCGCGACGTCCTCGGCATGTCGCTCGTTCTCAAACAGCCAAATCTCGACGCGCCAAACGTCACCCATCTGTTCTTCGATACGGGTGACGGACGGGTTCTCACGTTCTTCGTCGAAGAAGGTCGTGAGTCAAACAACGGTCGTCAGCGAACACCGATTGGCGGCGTCCACCATCTCGCGTTCCGATTCGACCCCGAACGTCTCGAAGAGATCCGTGCTTCACTCGAAGAACACGATTATCACTACAACGAGTTCGATCGTGGGATCTTCCACTCGCTGTACACTAGAGATCACAACGGACTCGTCATCGAACTCGCGACGGACAAATTCGAGATTCCCGACGATCGACGCGGAGAGGTGCTTGCACTCACTCAAAAGAAACGCCTTCAAGCTGGCGCGAAGTATGCAAAGGGCGAACACCTCGAAACCGCGCTCGAAGAACTCGGGCTTCCCGTCGAACGGAAACCACTTCCTGACGCACAGTCCGGTGCGGCCGGACTCAACTAA